The region TGTTGAAAtgtccagtgttcagtgtcacatgatctgatGACCCGACCTGAGATCACATGAGCTAATTTGATCCTCAAGAAACGTTTCCTTTTActatgaatgttaaaaaaaagttttgttgctTAATATTGTGCTGCAAAATTCAATGACGATGAAATGTCttgaatgtctttactgacacttttgttcAACTGAATGGGTccttacaaaataaaagtattcatttacgTATTTGAAAAAGTACCTTAGAGACCACAAAGTTTTAAATGACAGCATCAGTTATTAGAAGATGCatgagttgtttttgtttgtttgtttgttttttagtagaCAACAGTGATCTCAAAACCCCCGGCACTGTTACATTCAGTAGCCCTCCTTCTAGCTGTTTGACACGAAGAACATGTCTCATGTGCCCATGTCTGTCTATTTGCAAAGACcaacaagtaaaataaaaaagtaaataaattaatggaCATAATGGTATAAAGCGTGTTCATTTTCTGTTGGGATGCTGCCTTAGAAAGTAGATATTACGGCAATTTTCTAGAGTTTGGGACAGAGTTTCTATTCATCGTCATTAAAGAAGTCAGCAGGTTTATGAAAACAAGAGAGATGATCATGCAGGTCAAAAGTTCATTTACCTCCCACTGTCCTCTTTCAGTTTGCGGGCGGCTTGTTTGGACTGTTTGATCTGTAGGTCCAGCCGGTGTAAGTAGTCTTTAGCGGACAGCTCTTCTGCCTTCACGGGTCGGGCGATGGGCTCCGGGGCGGCTGGTTCTGGTGGGGGTGATGGAGCGTCCACGTCCTGACTCATGCACAGTGACTCCTGCGGCGTGCTCCCCTCGCTGTCAGGCGACTCCAGAGACAGTCCATTAAAGAGGGAGCGTTTTTCTGACTTAACAGGAATATTTAGAGTGTTTCGCAGGAATATGCAGTCATTGCTGAATAGTTTATTTACTCGTTTAATTTGCTCCATCTGTgcacataaagaaaaaaataagaacatatgaaaatatcaatttatttttttaagacacACAAACCTATCTATCTAGTGTTTGCTTGATCTACATTACCAGTGTGTGTCTAATGTAACTAATCAAACTATATGAGcaaatatttgtttagaaatcAGGAGCCAGGTTATAATATGTGATTTCTTTAGATGACTCCAGACTATTCAGTTTACAAATCAGATTACACGTCCATTTGATCTCCAAATCTTTCATTACACACAGTATGGCTGGAAGTTTTGTTCTTTGATCGATGAGTTCATCACAGTTATCTTTACATATCATGTCTGCAGAGTCATATCATAAGCCCAACCTGGGCATTACAGGTGCATTATTTTGATCACACAGCCCATATAAAGCgatttattttagtataatagGACAGAATCAACAGCTGCACTCCACACCTGGCACCTTAAAATGCTGTAAACAGTGCACAGCCTATAACCTTGACATACAATACTGTTGTTTACTACGTTTTGAAACTCTGCCTATGAAACAGCACGGCCCCGAACATGCAGGTGCCCATGTCTATGATGTTCAAAAAAAAGAGCCCACGCTTTACAATGCACAACAATGTTGCCTAACCAGTGACTTTACTAGGTTTGAAACATGTCATGTAACGACATGGGCCCAAAAATAGCTGCAG is a window of Carassius carassius chromosome 23, fCarCar2.1, whole genome shotgun sequence DNA encoding:
- the LOC132101317 gene encoding lysM and putative peptidoglycan-binding domain-containing protein 2, giving the protein MAEFSPVLPPLRDDGGGGGRYGQPLFPRSRSGSESDSELSQSLARTKTRSYGSTASVTAPLGERYIEHRVTDGDTLQGIALKYGVTMEQIKRVNKLFSNDCIFLRNTLNIPVKSEKRSLFNGLSLESPDSEGSTPQESLCMSQDVDAPSPPPEPAAPEPIARPVKAEELSAKDYLHRLDLQIKQSKQAARKLKEDSGREEDDPANSTSSYQEI